In Babylonia areolata isolate BAREFJ2019XMU chromosome 10, ASM4173473v1, whole genome shotgun sequence, the following proteins share a genomic window:
- the LOC143286478 gene encoding stabilizer of axonemal microtubules 3-like, with protein sequence MSDFKEVKYGEFRQDWNQTSTGVGHHHRPGYYFPDTEFRALIREPLPPPLAKPDEVTRDQHFRTTTGTFHDPKHPSLLYGERIHKKAPGHWKVNYVKDLAEKLGSGGWRKPLTMGNQESEMKGEYKGLPGIRDKYHFDEVYIPQNFKLQDHHKDGPSKYGEGSTQNPKLQGQPFYVRDRGILTNLDPYLSTTHKDHRSFKPSELKAYPKKDVPTYWQCEEYPKAWGHGMNTNPLPKHTVPRERLPMRDTMVFPTATKIPRPPKALVPVPHGGLKSEYTDHFLKQDHSRQKENYYCAVDTPFTLPQPGTKSICTAPKMYNTEYQHIGSEKPITV encoded by the exons ATGAGTGACTTCAAGGAGGTGAAGTACGGTGAGTTTCGCCAGGACTGGAACCAGACCAGCACAGGAGTTGGACACCATCACAGACCTGGCTACTACTTCCCAGACACGGAGTTCAGG GCACTTATCCGAGAGCCTCTGCCTCCCCCTTTGGCAAAGCCTGATGAAGTAACACGAGATCAGCATTTCAGGACAACCACTGGTACTTTCCATGaccccaaacacccctctctgCTCTACGGTGAAAGGATACACAAAAAGGCTCCTGGACACTGGAAGGTGAACTATGTCAAGGATCTGGCTGAAAAA CTTGGAAGCGGAGGATGGCGCAAACCGCTGACTATGGGCAACCAGGAGAGTGAGATGAAGGGAGAGTACAAGGGTCTGCCTGGTATCCGGGACAAGTACCACTTTGACGAGGTCTACATTCCCCAGAACTTCAAGCTGCAGGATCATCACAAGGACGGACCTTCCAAG tacggAGAAGGCTCAACCCAAAACCCCAAGCTGCAGGGTCAGCCATTCTATGTGCGTGACAGGGGCATTCTCACCAACCTGGACCCCTacctcagcacaacacacaaggACCACCGCTCCTTCAAACCATCAGAGCTGAAGGCATACCCCAAGAAAGATGTGCCGACATACTGGCAGTGTGAAGAGTATCCCAAAGCATGGGGACATGGCATGAACACCAA TCCATTGCCAAAGCACACTGTACCGAGGGAACGCCTTCCGATGAGAGACACTATGGTGTTCCCCACGGCAACCAAAATCCCACGCCCACCTAAAGCATTGGTGCCCGTCCCTCATGG GGGCCTCAAGTCAGAATACACAGACCACTTCTTGAAGCAGGATCACTCTCGGCAGAAGGAGAATTACTATTGCGCTGTGGACACCCCCTTCACGCTCCCTCAGCCTGGCACCAAGTCCATCTGCACTGCCCCCAAAATGTACAACACTGAGTATCAGCACATCGGAAGTGAGAAACCCATTACTGTGTGA